In Natranaerobius trueperi, a single window of DNA contains:
- the gap gene encoding type I glyceraldehyde-3-phosphate dehydrogenase, with protein MTVRVAINGFGRIGRHCLRNSLASDQVEVVAINDLGDIGSLSHLFKYDSLYGAYDGEVKVEGDKLVVDGNEIKVLSEQEPDKLPWDDLNVDIVLEATGIFRDREGAKRHLIAGANRVIITAPAKNEDITIVLGVNEDDYNPEEHRIISNASCTTNCVAPVVKVLDEAFGIEKALMTTVHSYTNDQNILDLPHKDMRRARAAAESIIPTTTGAAKAVSLVLPHLDDKIDGFAMRVPTPTVSIVDLAVYIEKDKVTSEEVNNKLKEAAEGELQGILGFSDEPLVSMDYKGSEHSSIVDGISTMVVQDNLVKAVAWYDNEWAYAKRVIDLAAYIGNKN; from the coding sequence ATGACGGTAAGAGTTGCTATTAATGGGTTTGGAAGAATTGGGAGGCATTGTTTAAGAAATAGCCTAGCTAGCGATCAGGTTGAAGTTGTAGCTATCAATGACTTAGGAGATATTGGATCTTTATCTCATTTATTTAAGTATGATTCACTATATGGAGCTTATGATGGTGAGGTAAAAGTTGAGGGTGACAAGCTAGTAGTTGATGGTAATGAAATTAAAGTTTTAAGTGAACAGGAACCGGATAAGCTACCTTGGGATGATTTAAATGTTGATATAGTTCTTGAAGCAACCGGAATCTTTAGAGACAGAGAAGGTGCTAAAAGACATTTGATTGCTGGTGCTAATCGAGTTATTATTACTGCACCTGCTAAAAATGAAGATATTACTATAGTACTTGGTGTAAATGAAGACGATTATAACCCAGAAGAGCATCGAATTATTTCAAATGCTAGTTGTACTACAAACTGTGTGGCACCTGTTGTTAAAGTTTTAGATGAAGCTTTTGGAATTGAAAAAGCTCTTATGACAACTGTTCATTCATATACTAATGATCAAAATATTTTAGATTTACCACATAAGGATATGCGAAGAGCAAGAGCAGCAGCTGAATCTATCATTCCAACAACTACTGGTGCTGCAAAAGCAGTATCTTTAGTGTTACCACATTTAGATGACAAAATTGATGGCTTTGCTATGCGAGTTCCGACTCCTACTGTTAGTATTGTTGATCTAGCTGTTTATATTGAAAAGGATAAAGTTACTAGCGAAGAAGTTAATAATAAGCTAAAGGAAGCCGCTGAAGGAGAGCTTCAAGGTATTTTAGGTTTCAGTGATGAACCATTAGTATCTATGGATTACAAAGGATCTGAACACTCCTCTATTGTAGATGGTATTTCTACTATGGTAGTACAAGATAATCTTGTTAAAGCTGTTGCTTGGTATGATAACGAATGGGCATATGCAAAAAGAGTGATTGATTTAGCAGCATATATTGGAAACAAAAATTAA
- a CDS encoding MATE family efflux transporter — MPKPSISREQKLLHGNILRGVWYLAWPIVIQSLLHVFMGMADLRMVSGLGHEAIAAVGIGRQVIMIILVMILAVSAGATAVVARKLGERNTEEAESAAGQAMMLVILFAMVMTPLGILSSRTLLLILGAEPEVLALGLPYMQIFFTGIVFFLGNFMCKAIFQGAGDTKTPLYINTIVNIVNLLGNFLLIYGVWIFPELGVRGAAIASVISRFVGTSLGVMALNSNRYAIKLTFKSVFRLSIPEMKEMLRIGTPTAFQGVSRNISTLLLVSMITRTAAGGFAAAAFPIGMKVNQFAIMPGLAIGQATTTLVGMNLGASNPDRAEKSGWTASKVGSIVMATIAGISFIFAPQIMSFFTQEPEVITIGATFIRVVALAEPFHAVGLILSKSMQGAGYTLMPFYLTVFSWLIVRVPLAYILAFLVGLESNGIWISINLTFILQAILVAITFKRGNWKKTKLKTYESKNIRTDSKPSQSG, encoded by the coding sequence TTGCCTAAACCAAGCATCTCTCGCGAACAAAAATTACTACATGGAAACATTTTACGTGGAGTATGGTATTTAGCTTGGCCAATTGTTATTCAATCACTATTACATGTATTTATGGGTATGGCTGATCTTAGAATGGTTAGTGGATTAGGCCATGAAGCTATAGCAGCTGTAGGGATCGGCAGGCAAGTTATAATGATTATTTTAGTGATGATTTTAGCTGTTTCTGCCGGAGCTACTGCAGTTGTTGCACGTAAATTAGGAGAAAGAAATACTGAAGAAGCTGAGAGTGCTGCAGGCCAAGCAATGATGCTTGTGATTTTATTTGCAATGGTGATGACTCCTTTAGGAATCTTAAGCTCTAGAACTTTATTACTTATATTAGGTGCTGAACCTGAGGTTTTAGCCCTTGGGTTACCGTATATGCAAATCTTCTTTACAGGTATAGTTTTCTTTTTAGGTAACTTTATGTGTAAAGCTATTTTCCAAGGTGCTGGTGATACTAAAACCCCCCTTTATATAAACACTATCGTTAATATAGTTAATTTATTAGGTAACTTTTTGTTAATCTATGGTGTTTGGATTTTCCCTGAATTAGGTGTAAGAGGTGCAGCGATTGCAAGTGTAATTAGTAGGTTTGTCGGTACTTCCCTTGGAGTGATGGCACTAAACAGTAATAGGTATGCTATTAAATTAACATTCAAATCAGTTTTTAGACTTTCAATCCCTGAAATGAAAGAAATGTTACGTATTGGTACACCAACTGCATTCCAAGGTGTAAGTAGAAATATCAGTACATTATTATTAGTTAGTATGATAACAAGAACTGCAGCTGGAGGTTTTGCAGCTGCAGCTTTTCCGATAGGGATGAAAGTTAACCAATTTGCTATTATGCCAGGTTTAGCTATAGGTCAAGCAACTACAACTTTAGTGGGTATGAACTTAGGAGCTAGTAATCCTGATAGAGCAGAGAAAAGTGGTTGGACAGCTAGTAAAGTAGGTTCTATTGTTATGGCTACTATAGCAGGAATAAGTTTTATATTTGCTCCTCAAATTATGAGCTTTTTTACTCAAGAACCTGAAGTTATTACTATTGGTGCAACTTTTATTAGGGTGGTTGCTCTAGCTGAACCTTTTCATGCTGTTGGACTAATACTTTCTAAAAGTATGCAAGGTGCTGGGTATACGTTAATGCCTTTTTATTTGACTGTTTTTTCATGGTTAATAGTACGAGTACCCTTAGCTTATATCTTAGCTTTTCTAGTTGGTTTAGAATCTAATGGTATATGGATTAGTATAAATTTGACTTTTATTTTGCAAGCTATTTTAGTAGCAATTACTTTTAAGAGGGGTAATTGGAAAAAAACTAAGTTAAAAACTTATGAAAGTAAAAACATTAGAACTGATAGTAAACCAAGTCAATCAGGTTAA
- a CDS encoding ThiF family adenylyltransferase: MKRYSRQYIMPEIGTKGQEKLLNSKVAVVGLGALGTVIANNLARAGIGHLVLIDRDFVELSNLQRQIIFTEQDVLDRIPKVAAAKRFLAQVNQEIELTEVIDDLNHQNIYNILDGVDLIIDATDNFEIRFLLNDFSHEQNIPWIYGAAIGTTGMMMPVIPNKTPCLRCVIEDLPSADGKPTCETAGVLSATTGIIGNYETVEGLKILLQSNYVKQGLISIDLWYNSYNNIDISRRSGCPTCELSDYEFLRGKGRSEITTMCGEGSVQIFPRIEMGLNLKKIKDTLAPLGEVRLTPFNLSFKTEGKELVLFKNGRAMVKNAESQQEAKAFYTRYIGY; the protein is encoded by the coding sequence ATGAAGCGATACTCACGTCAATATATTATGCCTGAGATCGGTACAAAGGGCCAAGAGAAGTTACTTAATAGTAAAGTAGCGGTTGTTGGTCTAGGGGCATTAGGAACAGTGATAGCAAATAATTTAGCAAGAGCCGGGATAGGGCATTTGGTGTTAATTGATAGAGATTTTGTAGAATTATCTAACTTACAAAGACAGATAATTTTTACAGAACAAGATGTATTGGATCGAATTCCTAAAGTGGCTGCTGCCAAAAGATTTTTAGCTCAAGTTAATCAAGAGATAGAGTTAACAGAGGTAATAGATGATCTTAATCATCAAAATATCTATAATATATTAGATGGTGTGGATCTAATAATAGATGCTACTGATAATTTTGAAATTAGATTTTTATTAAATGATTTTTCCCATGAACAAAATATCCCTTGGATTTATGGAGCCGCTATAGGTACTACTGGGATGATGATGCCAGTTATTCCAAATAAGACCCCATGTCTTAGATGTGTGATTGAAGATCTTCCTTCAGCTGATGGTAAACCTACTTGTGAAACAGCCGGGGTTCTTTCTGCTACAACAGGTATTATTGGTAATTATGAAACAGTAGAAGGATTGAAGATATTATTACAATCAAATTATGTAAAACAAGGCCTAATTAGTATTGATTTATGGTATAATTCATATAACAATATAGATATTTCACGGCGTAGCGGATGTCCTACATGTGAACTAAGTGATTATGAATTCTTACGTGGTAAAGGTCGTTCAGAGATAACTACCATGTGCGGAGAAGGTTCTGTACAGATTTTTCCTCGTATTGAAATGGGCTTAAATTTAAAAAAAATAAAAGATACATTAGCCCCTTTAGGTGAAGTAAGGCTAACACCATTTAATTTGAGCTTTAAGACTGAAGGAAAAGAACTTGTACTATTTAAAAATGGTCGGGCAATGGTGAAAAATGCTGAATCACAACAAGAAGCGAAAGCTTTCTATACTCGTTATATTGGCTATTGA
- a CDS encoding metal-dependent hydrolase yields MDPISHVVVNSAFYSAVSQDSISLDNPTFLATTIGSLIPDGDGILQIFGDIPYLKHHRGASHSILGAIILSALTALPLSLLFSYNYLSLFGFTLLGVGSHLFLDWCNSYGIKLLWPISPKMYSCNLLILIEPILILLSITSILGFSYDYFFLAWGSIAFMGVYLISRYLSRINFGNYLFSYFQDKNINKMVVLPASKSFFHWDFIVETDYIVYVGQAPIFRRAVRIKEKLSKRIEEEIENSLINKALNSKIGKLFQEFTPHYLVKHHKTSDNKHLITFIDLRYHIGERFLHHATVKCHNQGMIEEELFQPYHPNRKVYME; encoded by the coding sequence ATGGATCCAATAAGTCACGTTGTTGTTAACAGTGCTTTTTATTCAGCTGTAAGCCAAGATAGTATTTCATTAGATAACCCAACCTTCTTAGCAACTACAATTGGGTCTTTAATCCCCGACGGTGACGGCATATTACAAATTTTCGGTGATATACCATATTTAAAACACCATAGAGGGGCTAGTCACTCCATACTCGGAGCAATCATATTATCTGCTTTAACTGCTTTGCCTTTATCTTTGTTGTTTTCATATAACTATCTATCCTTGTTTGGGTTTACTCTTTTAGGAGTGGGTAGTCACCTATTTCTAGACTGGTGTAACTCCTATGGTATTAAACTCTTATGGCCTATATCACCAAAAATGTATAGTTGTAACCTATTAATATTGATTGAACCTATCTTGATCTTGTTATCCATCACAAGTATATTAGGTTTTTCATATGATTATTTCTTTTTGGCTTGGGGCTCAATTGCGTTTATGGGAGTATATTTAATTAGTCGATACCTATCTCGTATTAACTTCGGTAATTATCTTTTTTCTTATTTTCAAGATAAAAATATTAATAAAATGGTTGTGTTACCCGCTTCAAAAAGCTTTTTTCACTGGGACTTTATTGTAGAGACTGACTATATAGTTTATGTTGGACAAGCACCTATCTTTCGTAGAGCTGTACGAATTAAAGAAAAACTATCTAAGAGAATTGAAGAAGAAATCGAGAATTCATTAATAAACAAAGCTCTAAATAGTAAAATAGGAAAACTTTTTCAAGAGTTTACACCACACTATTTAGTAAAACACCATAAAACTTCTGATAATAAACATTTAATTACTTTTATAGACCTTAGATATCATATCGGTGAAAGATTTTTACACCATGCAA